A genome region from Schaalia sp. 19OD2882 includes the following:
- a CDS encoding leucine--tRNA ligase has product MSQTPGTEPAHRYTAELAGQIELAWQDRWDELGTFNADNPVGDLAGPLAQRTPFFLLDMFPYPSGKGLHVGHPLGYIATDTVARFHRMKGENVLYTMGYDAFGLPAEQYAVQTGQHPRITTEQNIANMRRQLRRMGLSHDRRRSLATTDVDYVRWTQWIFLQVFNSWFDPQATAPDGSTGAARPVAELREKLEAGTIAVPDGRNWADLDQVERAKVVDSFRLAYVSQAPVNWCPGLGTVLANEEVTSEGRSERGNYPVFKRNLSQWMMRITAYGQRLANDLDTIDWPEKVRAMQRNWIGRSEGANVFFDMPAAKAAGATPTTLEVYTTRPDTLFGATFMVVAPEHPILGGTFGGDATDADSLTVPTSWPQGTRQAWTGGHATPREAVAAYRAQAAAKSETERTAEDRVKTGVFTGFYGTNPTNGRPVPVFVADYVLWGYGTGAIMAVPAHDQRDWDFARAFDLEVIRTIGAAADPYGHDLSTSAYVGDGVAVDSANDEISLDGMSKDEAKAAMVQWLESKGLGRGTVTYRLRDWLFSRQRYWGEPFPILWDEDGVAHPVPEDMLPVELPEISDYSPRTFDPDDADSSPEAPLGRAEDWVNVTLDLGDGPKKYRRETNTMPQWAGSCWYEMRYTDPNNDQALSDAQNLAYWMGPREGKPSGGTDLYVGGVEHAVLHLLYARFWQKVLFDLGHVPDSEPYHTLFNQGYVQAYAYKDERGQYVPADEVEGDEESGFTWQGQSVRREYGKMGKSLKNIVTPDEMYEAYGADVFRVYEMSMGPLDLSRPWETRAVVGSQRFLQRLWRNVVDEETGELVVSDADADLKTRRLLARTIADVTVEYENMRVNTAIAKLIVLNNHLTGLSAAPREVVEKLVLMVSPVAPHIAEELWSRLGHEGSLARVPFPVVEDESLLVEEAVTAIVQANGKVRAKLEVPPSISEEDLRAAALEAAPIVRLLDGRDPLKVIVRTPSLVNIVLPKA; this is encoded by the coding sequence ATGAGCCAGACTCCGGGAACGGAACCCGCCCACCGCTACACCGCGGAACTTGCCGGGCAGATCGAACTGGCGTGGCAGGACCGGTGGGACGAACTCGGCACTTTCAACGCCGACAACCCCGTGGGTGACCTTGCTGGCCCGCTGGCGCAGCGCACTCCCTTCTTCCTGCTCGACATGTTCCCCTACCCCTCGGGCAAGGGACTGCATGTCGGCCACCCCCTGGGCTACATCGCCACGGACACGGTCGCCCGATTCCACCGCATGAAGGGTGAGAACGTCCTGTACACGATGGGCTACGACGCCTTCGGCCTGCCGGCGGAACAGTACGCGGTCCAGACCGGCCAGCACCCCAGGATCACCACCGAGCAGAACATTGCGAACATGCGTCGCCAGCTGCGACGCATGGGCCTGTCCCACGACCGTCGCCGCTCCTTGGCCACCACCGATGTCGACTACGTGCGGTGGACCCAGTGGATCTTCCTGCAGGTCTTCAACTCGTGGTTCGACCCGCAGGCCACCGCCCCCGACGGCTCCACGGGCGCCGCGCGGCCGGTGGCCGAACTGCGTGAGAAGTTGGAGGCCGGAACCATCGCGGTTCCCGACGGACGCAACTGGGCCGACCTGGACCAGGTCGAACGCGCGAAGGTCGTCGACAGCTTCCGCCTGGCCTACGTCAGCCAGGCCCCCGTCAACTGGTGCCCGGGCCTGGGCACTGTCCTGGCCAATGAGGAAGTCACCTCGGAAGGGCGCTCCGAACGCGGCAACTACCCGGTTTTCAAGCGCAACCTCAGCCAGTGGATGATGCGCATCACCGCCTACGGCCAGCGTCTGGCGAACGACCTGGACACCATCGACTGGCCCGAAAAGGTGCGCGCCATGCAGCGCAACTGGATCGGGCGCTCCGAGGGCGCCAACGTCTTCTTCGACATGCCCGCGGCCAAAGCCGCAGGTGCCACCCCGACCACCCTCGAGGTCTACACCACGCGCCCCGACACACTGTTCGGCGCGACCTTCATGGTCGTGGCCCCCGAGCACCCGATCCTCGGTGGCACCTTCGGCGGGGACGCCACCGACGCCGACTCCCTGACGGTGCCGACTTCCTGGCCGCAGGGCACACGGCAGGCCTGGACCGGTGGACACGCCACTCCGCGCGAGGCCGTTGCCGCCTACCGCGCGCAGGCCGCCGCCAAGTCCGAGACGGAACGCACTGCCGAGGACCGCGTCAAGACCGGCGTCTTCACCGGCTTCTACGGCACCAATCCCACCAACGGCCGCCCGGTGCCGGTCTTCGTCGCCGACTACGTCCTGTGGGGTTACGGCACCGGCGCCATCATGGCAGTGCCCGCCCACGACCAGCGCGACTGGGACTTCGCCCGCGCCTTCGACCTGGAGGTCATCCGCACCATCGGGGCCGCCGCCGACCCCTACGGCCACGACCTGTCCACCTCCGCATACGTCGGCGACGGTGTGGCCGTGGACAGCGCCAATGACGAGATCAGCCTGGACGGCATGTCGAAGGACGAGGCCAAGGCCGCGATGGTCCAGTGGTTGGAGTCCAAGGGCCTGGGACGCGGCACCGTCACCTACCGTCTGCGCGACTGGCTCTTCAGCCGCCAGCGCTACTGGGGAGAGCCGTTCCCGATTCTGTGGGACGAGGACGGCGTGGCCCACCCTGTGCCAGAGGACATGCTGCCGGTCGAATTGCCGGAGATCTCCGACTACTCGCCGCGCACCTTCGATCCCGACGACGCCGACTCCTCGCCCGAGGCGCCGCTGGGCAGGGCCGAGGACTGGGTGAACGTGACCCTGGACCTGGGCGATGGCCCCAAGAAGTACCGCCGCGAGACCAACACCATGCCCCAGTGGGCCGGCTCGTGCTGGTACGAGATGCGCTACACCGACCCCAACAACGACCAGGCGCTGTCGGACGCCCAGAACCTCGCCTACTGGATGGGACCGCGTGAGGGCAAGCCCTCGGGCGGCACCGACCTGTACGTCGGTGGTGTCGAGCACGCGGTCCTGCACCTGCTCTACGCGCGCTTCTGGCAGAAGGTCCTCTTCGACCTGGGGCACGTCCCCGACTCGGAGCCGTACCACACCCTGTTCAACCAGGGGTACGTCCAGGCCTACGCCTACAAGGACGAGCGCGGTCAGTACGTGCCCGCCGACGAGGTCGAGGGCGATGAGGAGTCCGGCTTCACCTGGCAGGGCCAGAGCGTCAGACGCGAGTACGGCAAGATGGGCAAGTCCCTGAAGAACATCGTCACCCCGGACGAGATGTACGAGGCCTACGGGGCGGACGTCTTCCGCGTCTACGAGATGAGCATGGGGCCGCTGGACCTGTCCCGCCCGTGGGAGACCCGCGCAGTCGTCGGCTCGCAGCGTTTCCTGCAGCGCCTGTGGCGCAATGTCGTGGACGAGGAGACCGGCGAACTGGTCGTCTCCGACGCCGACGCCGACCTCAAGACTCGACGCCTGCTTGCCCGCACCATCGCCGATGTCACCGTCGAGTACGAGAACATGCGCGTGAACACGGCGATCGCCAAGCTCATCGTCCTCAACAACCACCTGACAGGCCTGTCGGCGGCTCCGCGCGAGGTCGTGGAGAAGCTGGTGCTCATGGTCAGCCCGGTTGCCCCGCACATCGCCGAGGAGCTGTGGTCGCGTCTGGGCCACGAGGGGTCGCTTGCCCGCGTGCCCTTCCCCGTGGTCGAGGACGAGTCCCTGCTGGTCGAGGAGGCGGTGACGGCGATCGTCCAGGCCAACGGCAAGGTGCGCGCCAAACTGGAGGTCCCGCCCTCGATCAGCGAGGAGGACCTGCGAGCCGCCGCCCTGGAGGCGGCGCCCATCGTGCGTCTGCTGGACGGGCGTGACCCGCTCAAGGTCATCGTCCGTACGCCCTCGCTGGTGAACATCGTCCTGCCGAAGGCCTGA
- a CDS encoding Fpg/Nei family DNA glycosylase — MPEGDAIRRLAETFDEVFVGHRVHVSSPQGRFASSAARLDGWTLARARAVGKHMFLGFVPPPGETSGEVDHWVHIHLGLYGWWRFNGDSTVMDLGHGVARRVGPKDTHRPQRWGTGPLNPAPEHLTELRDEGGGDLVDGPGAGAPESADVDDLWEAPEPIGQVRLRILADHAVADLAGPTRCELIGDAERVAAEAKLGPDPLAPGAREDRAAAGRFVDAVRYRRRAIGELVMDQSIIAGVGNIYRAEALFLAGISPMRKGERLSAARARKLWVLICDLMNRGLAAGYLVTMDPDEAPDPPIEGDEEASRWYVYHRTGRPCLRCGTPIAEKPMQARRLFWCPSCQS; from the coding sequence ATGCCGGAAGGTGACGCGATCAGACGCCTGGCGGAGACCTTCGACGAGGTCTTCGTCGGCCACCGCGTCCACGTGAGCTCTCCCCAGGGGCGTTTTGCCTCCTCGGCGGCTCGCCTGGATGGGTGGACGCTGGCGCGCGCCCGCGCCGTGGGCAAGCACATGTTCCTCGGCTTCGTACCCCCGCCGGGCGAGACCTCCGGCGAGGTCGACCACTGGGTGCACATCCACTTGGGCCTGTACGGATGGTGGCGATTCAACGGGGACTCCACGGTCATGGATCTTGGCCACGGGGTTGCCCGCCGCGTGGGCCCCAAGGACACCCACCGTCCGCAGCGCTGGGGGACGGGGCCGCTCAACCCCGCCCCCGAGCATCTCACCGAGTTGCGGGACGAGGGCGGCGGCGACCTCGTCGATGGGCCGGGTGCGGGGGCGCCTGAGTCCGCCGATGTCGACGACCTGTGGGAGGCCCCGGAGCCGATCGGCCAGGTGCGCCTGCGGATCCTGGCCGACCACGCGGTGGCCGACCTTGCCGGGCCGACCAGGTGCGAGCTCATCGGGGACGCCGAACGCGTGGCCGCCGAGGCGAAGCTCGGCCCCGACCCTCTTGCCCCGGGTGCCCGGGAGGACCGGGCGGCCGCAGGGCGTTTCGTCGACGCCGTACGATATCGACGTCGGGCCATCGGGGAGCTGGTCATGGACCAGTCGATCATTGCCGGTGTCGGCAACATCTACCGGGCCGAGGCCCTGTTCCTGGCCGGCATCAGCCCCATGCGCAAGGGGGAGCGGCTCTCGGCGGCGCGCGCCAGGAAATTGTGGGTCCTCATCTGCGACCTCATGAACCGAGGCTTGGCAGCCGGGTACTTGGTGACCATGGATCCCGACGAGGCTCCCGACCCGCCGATCGAGGGTGACGAGGAGGCTTCCCGCTGGTACGTCTACCACCGCACAGGGCGCCCGTGTTTGCGGTGCGGGACTCCCATCGCCGAGAAGCCCATGCAGGCCAGGCGCCTGTTCTGGTGCCCCTCCTGCCAGAGTTGA
- a CDS encoding acyl-CoA thioester hydrolase/BAAT C-terminal domain-containing protein yields the protein MKTVGKIILRTIITLIVLVLVLVGVIFGLRWYNGSKYTITQAAANARNDSQYQTTDEIVRIREGAVIGYRFTPRMRLHPGTVVVYGGSEGSPNYRQAKAIHEQGYEVLALYFWGQEGQQPSLANVPLDQFTEVEKYIEAHVDHPRPITVIGSSKGAEFAAELAAHGFGVDNLVNFAPADHAYGGLVYDYQAFHPSFTYQGSPVPFASFEKLEPADSSEVMWAMLTNYPPSYRKMYEVAAKNAAADSKIDLTSFKGHALFFAGDKDAMWPGDVAAKTLAAQSDSFEAHVFPNAGHIFSEDLDKLGTGWEISFGGTAEGGATAFAESNRILYERLATWHGSM from the coding sequence ATGAAGACAGTCGGAAAGATCATCCTCAGGACGATCATCACCCTGATCGTCCTGGTCCTCGTCCTGGTGGGCGTCATCTTCGGGCTCCGCTGGTACAATGGGTCGAAGTACACGATCACCCAAGCTGCAGCCAATGCGAGGAACGACTCCCAATACCAGACCACCGACGAGATCGTCCGGATCCGCGAGGGCGCCGTGATCGGTTACCGCTTCACGCCGAGGATGCGCCTGCATCCGGGCACCGTGGTCGTCTACGGAGGCTCCGAGGGGTCGCCGAACTACCGCCAGGCCAAAGCCATCCACGAGCAGGGTTACGAGGTCCTGGCCCTGTACTTCTGGGGTCAGGAGGGCCAGCAGCCGAGCTTGGCCAATGTGCCGCTCGACCAGTTCACGGAGGTCGAGAAGTACATTGAGGCCCATGTCGACCACCCACGCCCCATCACGGTCATCGGCTCCTCGAAGGGTGCGGAGTTCGCCGCAGAACTGGCCGCCCACGGATTCGGCGTCGACAACTTGGTGAACTTCGCGCCTGCCGACCACGCATACGGCGGACTCGTCTACGACTACCAAGCATTCCATCCGTCCTTCACCTACCAGGGAAGCCCGGTGCCCTTCGCTTCCTTCGAGAAGCTCGAGCCCGCGGATTCCTCTGAGGTCATGTGGGCGATGCTCACGAACTACCCGCCCTCGTACCGGAAGATGTACGAGGTTGCGGCGAAGAATGCTGCGGCGGACTCGAAGATCGACCTCACTTCTTTCAAGGGTCACGCCCTGTTCTTCGCGGGCGACAAGGATGCCATGTGGCCAGGCGACGTCGCGGCGAAGACCCTTGCCGCGCAATCCGACTCATTCGAAGCACATGTGTTCCCCAATGCGGGTCACATCTTCTCCGAGGACCTCGACAAGTTGGGCACGGGATGGGAGATCTCGTTCGGCGGCACTGCCGAGGGCGGAGCAACGGCTTTCGCAGAGTCGAACAGGATCCTTTACGAGCGTTTGGCCACTTGGCACGGCTCCATGTGA
- a CDS encoding GNAT family N-acetyltransferase yields MTQRTLQAQLDALADVERPADYEVATLTRYDIPAMAALHVEAYGAPRTAESLIEATDEMRMTFDGVFGTPRDDSFVGAWHEGTLVGALLCVTEPPWEEPGDCPVVLDLVVDPEYRRRGIATALVGEIARRSAAWGHDSLSLRIDARHGAAEKLYDVLGFEQSPDKGD; encoded by the coding sequence ATGACACAGCGAACACTGCAAGCCCAACTGGATGCGTTGGCTGATGTCGAACGGCCCGCGGACTACGAGGTCGCGACACTGACGCGCTACGACATCCCCGCCATGGCCGCCCTGCACGTTGAGGCCTATGGAGCCCCACGGACCGCGGAATCCCTGATCGAGGCGACCGACGAGATGCGCATGACCTTCGACGGGGTCTTCGGCACTCCGCGCGACGACTCCTTCGTCGGGGCATGGCATGAGGGCACCTTGGTCGGCGCCCTTTTGTGTGTCACCGAACCGCCGTGGGAAGAGCCCGGCGACTGCCCGGTGGTCCTCGATCTGGTCGTGGACCCGGAGTACCGGCGCCGTGGGATTGCCACGGCCCTGGTCGGTGAGATCGCCCGCCGCAGCGCCGCGTGGGGCCACGACTCACTGTCCCTGCGCATTGACGCACGTCACGGGGCGGCCGAGAAACTCTACGACGTCCTCGGATTCGAGCAGTCCCCGGACAAGGGCGACTGA
- the cysE gene encoding serine O-acetyltransferase, with amino-acid sequence MSPNTRKALYLLREDLRTARRRDPAARSDVEVALAYPGVHALWAHRLSHALWQTGLGTPARVLSSLSRMFTGVDIHPGAKIGRRVFIDHATGVVIGQTAQVGNDVVIFHGVTLGGVSMTPGKRHPTICDHVMIGAGAKVLGPITVGSGAKIGANAVVTKDLPCNAVAIGVPARMKERPEPCPDKDLIIDPTTFEDPTLWI; translated from the coding sequence ATGTCCCCCAACACCCGCAAGGCCCTGTACCTCCTTCGCGAGGACCTGCGCACCGCGCGCAGACGCGACCCCGCCGCACGCTCCGACGTCGAAGTGGCCTTGGCGTATCCGGGCGTGCACGCTCTGTGGGCCCACCGGCTCTCCCACGCCCTGTGGCAGACGGGCCTGGGGACCCCCGCTCGGGTGCTGTCCTCCCTCTCACGGATGTTCACCGGCGTGGACATCCATCCGGGCGCGAAGATCGGCAGACGCGTCTTCATCGACCACGCCACCGGAGTCGTCATCGGCCAGACAGCTCAGGTCGGCAATGACGTCGTCATCTTCCACGGAGTGACCCTGGGCGGAGTGTCCATGACCCCCGGCAAACGCCACCCCACCATCTGCGACCACGTGATGATCGGAGCCGGAGCCAAGGTCCTGGGGCCCATCACTGTGGGCAGCGGAGCGAAAATCGGCGCGAATGCCGTGGTGACGAAGGATCTGCCGTGCAATGCGGTGGCCATCGGCGTGCCGGCCCGCATGAAGGAACGTCCCGAGCCCTGCCCGGACAAGGACCTCATCATCGACCCGACGACCTTCGAGGACCCGACCCTGTGGATCTGA
- the cysK gene encoding cysteine synthase A, translated as MSAIAANVTELIGRTPLVRINRLTPGDATVLAKVEAFNPASSVKDRIAASIVDAAEASGALEPGGTIIEATSGNTGVALAMVGAARGYKVVITMPSSMSVERRVLMRAFGAELVLTDPSGGVSGAVAEAEKIRDERPGSIIASQFTNPANPAVHRRTTAEEIWADTDGRVDILVAGVGTGGTVSGVGTVLKERNPGLHVVAVQPAESPLLTGGQAAPHGIQGLGPNFVAQTFDPSVVDEVIDIDTPTALATARRAAAEEGLLVGISSGAALAAAAQVAARPESAGKTIVVVLPDTGERYLSTKLFEDLVD; from the coding sequence ATGTCCGCCATCGCCGCAAATGTCACTGAACTCATCGGACGCACCCCCCTCGTGCGCATCAACCGCCTGACTCCGGGCGATGCCACCGTCCTGGCCAAGGTCGAAGCCTTCAACCCCGCCTCCTCCGTCAAGGACCGCATCGCCGCTTCCATCGTCGACGCCGCCGAAGCCTCCGGCGCTCTCGAGCCGGGCGGCACCATCATCGAGGCCACCTCCGGGAACACCGGCGTTGCCCTGGCAATGGTCGGCGCGGCACGCGGCTACAAGGTCGTCATCACCATGCCTTCCTCCATGAGCGTCGAGCGTCGCGTCCTCATGCGCGCCTTCGGCGCCGAACTGGTCCTCACCGACCCCTCGGGCGGCGTGTCCGGGGCAGTGGCCGAGGCCGAAAAGATCCGCGACGAGCGTCCCGGGTCGATCATCGCCTCACAGTTCACCAACCCGGCGAATCCCGCCGTCCACCGCCGCACCACTGCGGAGGAGATCTGGGCCGACACCGACGGTCGTGTCGACATCCTCGTGGCAGGCGTGGGAACCGGGGGCACCGTCTCCGGAGTGGGAACCGTGCTCAAGGAACGCAATCCCGGCCTGCACGTCGTCGCCGTCCAGCCGGCCGAGTCTCCGCTGCTCACCGGCGGCCAAGCGGCCCCGCACGGCATCCAGGGCCTTGGCCCGAACTTCGTGGCCCAGACCTTTGACCCGAGCGTGGTCGACGAGGTCATCGACATCGACACCCCGACAGCATTGGCCACCGCACGTCGCGCCGCAGCCGAGGAGGGCCTGCTGGTCGGAATCTCCTCCGGCGCGGCTCTCGCCGCCGCCGCCCAGGTGGCGGCCCGCCCCGAGTCCGCAGGCAAGACCATCGTCGTGGTCCTGCCCGACACCGGTGAGCGTTACCTGTCGACCAAGCTCTTCGAGGACCTGGTCGACTGA
- a CDS encoding YigZ family protein, which produces MSAIETIAAGTHLVHEIDVKRSRFITALARSDSPGRARAFIDQVKAGHPQARHNCSAYLIQVEGRSPHQHSSDDGEPAGTAGTPMLEALRAAGVWNVTAVVTRYFGGILLGASGLTRAYSNAVSDALALAPRARVLQLDVLETTLPPAQAGRIEAEMRSAGAFVLDVAWDQQVTLRIGVDKAQDRAIHELLASLTHGRSSFHVAGTTSVEMDAPRP; this is translated from the coding sequence ATGTCGGCCATCGAGACCATCGCGGCAGGCACACACCTTGTGCACGAGATCGATGTCAAACGATCCCGCTTCATCACGGCGCTGGCGCGGTCGGACTCTCCCGGCCGGGCTCGCGCATTCATCGACCAGGTGAAGGCCGGGCACCCGCAGGCCAGACACAACTGTTCGGCCTACCTCATCCAGGTCGAAGGCCGCTCCCCCCACCAGCACTCCAGCGATGACGGAGAGCCCGCGGGTACGGCCGGCACACCGATGCTCGAAGCCCTGCGGGCCGCAGGGGTGTGGAATGTCACTGCGGTGGTCACCCGATACTTCGGCGGGATCCTGCTGGGGGCAAGCGGCCTGACTCGCGCCTACTCCAATGCGGTCTCCGATGCCTTGGCCCTGGCACCCAGAGCGCGGGTCCTTCAACTGGACGTCCTAGAGACCACACTTCCTCCGGCCCAGGCAGGAAGGATCGAGGCCGAGATGCGCTCTGCAGGGGCGTTCGTCCTCGATGTCGCCTGGGACCAGCAGGTCACCCTGCGCATAGGCGTCGACAAGGCGCAGGATCGCGCGATTCATGAACTGCTGGCAAGCCTGACTCACGGGCGGAGCAGCTTCCATGTGGCGGGCACGACCAGCGTAGAAATGGACGCTCCACGACCTTGA
- a CDS encoding bifunctional 2-polyprenyl-6-hydroxyphenol methylase/3-demethylubiquinol 3-O-methyltransferase UbiG, with amino-acid sequence MNSTSHDAYFADNAANWDERARLHEESGYGIAELLADPTAISPELAQDVDRLGDLSRLDVIHLQCHLGTDTIGFSRLGAARVVGVDLSGESLRRARSIAERAGVEVEYVESNVYDARAAVQGDFDLVYTSIGVLSWLPDIRRWAQVVASLMRPGARFFVRDDHPMFLAVGDDTSNGLVLTDPYFECEEPLTWESEESYVPRGEGVAPLASTRNHSWNHSLGEVVTSLIEAGLVIDSLEETRESAWARWPDLMERGEDCAFRLKDTPDVLPFAFIIRAHRPQTR; translated from the coding sequence ATGAACTCGACCAGCCACGACGCCTACTTCGCCGATAATGCGGCCAACTGGGACGAACGCGCCCGCCTGCATGAGGAATCTGGGTACGGGATCGCCGAGCTCCTGGCCGATCCCACGGCGATCTCGCCGGAACTCGCACAGGACGTGGACCGCTTGGGTGACCTCTCGAGGCTCGATGTCATCCACCTCCAGTGCCACCTGGGTACTGACACCATCGGCTTTTCACGCCTTGGCGCCGCCCGGGTCGTGGGAGTCGACCTGTCCGGGGAATCCCTGCGGCGCGCACGCAGCATTGCCGAGCGCGCGGGGGTCGAGGTCGAGTACGTCGAGTCGAATGTGTACGACGCGAGGGCGGCCGTCCAGGGAGACTTCGACCTCGTCTACACCTCCATCGGTGTCCTGTCCTGGCTGCCCGACATCCGAAGATGGGCGCAGGTGGTCGCCTCACTCATGCGACCGGGCGCCCGCTTCTTCGTCCGCGACGACCACCCGATGTTCCTGGCCGTCGGCGACGACACCTCCAATGGACTGGTCCTGACCGACCCCTACTTCGAGTGCGAGGAACCGCTGACCTGGGAGTCCGAGGAGTCCTACGTCCCCAGGGGCGAGGGCGTGGCTCCGCTTGCGTCCACGCGCAACCACTCGTGGAACCATTCCTTGGGTGAAGTCGTCACCTCCCTCATCGAGGCGGGCCTGGTCATCGACTCACTGGAGGAGACACGTGAATCCGCCTGGGCGCGCTGGCCAGACCTCATGGAACGAGGTGAGGACTGCGCCTTCCGGCTGAAGGACACCCCTGATGTCCTCCCCTTCGCCTTCATCATCCGCGCCCACCGACCTCAGACGCGGTAG
- a CDS encoding GTP-binding protein, whose translation MLLSVLSTTDPLVRDLAALAASDCADLLTCDFDEDDAVLRLTRHGRQLWEHRIPLAHPCLTCSLREAVVPALVDMAHGGTERLTLCLPTAVEPVVVVPLLAGLTQAGEALEHCEVTTCVHAISQDNARRDLLTHTPLSEVGLALFEDDTRCTGEVLMTSLGYADVLLSIGEDELGGDLVEHLRPFDTLRLDHLDQVTADVLFVARHDVERAIERVHPASTSAWGGPTTHGVWTLDLHSERPFHPERLLEFATDLAAGGTCARGCFWLPSRPDTICTWEVNGGSASVGTAGGWETSAHTHIVVTGTGEDGVRERVEAAFSNILMTEAEMPEAFVWIGADDGLSHWFPDEED comes from the coding sequence ATGCTCCTGTCAGTCCTGTCGACCACGGACCCCCTCGTCCGCGACCTCGCCGCCTTGGCGGCCAGTGACTGCGCCGACCTGCTGACCTGCGACTTCGACGAGGACGACGCCGTGCTGCGTCTCACACGCCACGGAAGGCAACTGTGGGAACACAGGATCCCGCTGGCGCACCCGTGCCTCACATGTTCCCTTCGCGAGGCCGTCGTCCCCGCCCTCGTCGACATGGCACACGGCGGCACCGAGCGCCTGACACTGTGCCTGCCCACTGCGGTCGAACCCGTGGTCGTCGTCCCATTGCTCGCAGGACTGACCCAAGCGGGCGAGGCCCTCGAGCACTGCGAGGTCACCACCTGCGTGCACGCCATCAGTCAGGACAATGCGCGCAGGGATCTGCTCACCCACACTCCCCTGTCCGAGGTCGGCCTGGCCCTTTTCGAGGACGACACCCGCTGCACCGGAGAGGTTCTCATGACCTCGCTGGGATACGCCGACGTGCTGCTCAGCATTGGCGAGGACGAGCTCGGCGGAGACCTGGTCGAACACCTGCGTCCCTTCGACACCCTGCGTCTGGACCACCTCGATCAGGTCACCGCTGATGTCCTGTTCGTGGCGCGCCACGACGTCGAGCGCGCCATCGAGCGAGTCCATCCGGCCTCCACCTCCGCCTGGGGCGGCCCGACGACCCATGGAGTGTGGACCTTGGACCTGCATTCGGAGCGGCCCTTCCACCCCGAACGCCTGCTGGAGTTCGCCACCGACCTGGCCGCCGGCGGCACATGTGCGCGCGGCTGCTTCTGGCTGCCCTCGCGCCCCGACACGATCTGCACGTGGGAGGTCAACGGGGGCTCGGCGTCGGTGGGCACCGCCGGCGGCTGGGAGACCTCCGCCCACACGCACATCGTCGTCACGGGCACCGGCGAGGACGGGGTGCGCGAAAGGGTCGAGGCGGCCTTCTCGAACATCCTCATGACCGAGGCGGAGATGCCGGAGGCCTTCGTGTGGATCGGCGCGGACGACGGATTGTCCCACTGGTTCCCGGACGAGGAGGATTGA
- the rpmB gene encoding 50S ribosomal protein L28, translating to MSNYCQVTGARPGFGFSVSHSHRRTKRRWDVNVQKKRYYVPSLGRTVTLTVSARGIKTIDKVGIEAVIADMRQRGEEF from the coding sequence ATGAGTAACTACTGTCAGGTCACGGGAGCCAGGCCGGGATTCGGCTTCTCGGTGTCCCACTCCCACCGCCGCACCAAGCGGCGCTGGGACGTCAACGTCCAGAAGAAGCGTTACTACGTGCCCTCGCTGGGGCGCACCGTGACGCTGACCGTGTCCGCCCGCGGCATCAAGACCATTGACAAGGTGGGCATCGAAGCGGTCATTGCCGACATGCGCCAACGAGGGGAGGAGTTCTGA
- the rpmG gene encoding 50S ribosomal protein L33 gives MASNKSKDLRPIITLQSTAGTGFRYVTTKSRRNTPDRLRIRKYDPVARRHVEFVETR, from the coding sequence ATGGCGTCGAACAAGTCCAAGGACCTGCGCCCGATCATCACCCTGCAGTCCACCGCGGGCACCGGATTCCGCTACGTGACCACCAAGAGCCGACGCAACACCCCCGATCGCCTGCGCATTCGCAAGTACGACCCGGTGGCCCGTAGGCACGTCGAATTCGTGGAGACCCGCTGA
- the rpsN gene encoding 30S ribosomal protein S14, translating to MAKKSKIARNLQRAAVVAKYAERRAALKAASVNPHLTQDERDAAMRALHALPRDASPTRLRGRGISDGRPRGYMRKFGLSRVQFRQLALRGELPGVTKSSW from the coding sequence ATGGCAAAGAAGTCGAAGATCGCCCGGAACCTGCAGCGTGCAGCTGTCGTGGCCAAGTACGCCGAGCGCCGGGCGGCCCTCAAGGCCGCATCCGTCAACCCGCACCTGACCCAGGACGAGCGTGACGCCGCAATGAGGGCCCTGCACGCCCTGCCTCGCGACGCCTCACCGACGCGCCTTCGCGGCCGCGGCATCTCGGACGGTCGCCCGCGCGGATACATGCGCAAGTTCGGTCTGTCCCGCGTCCAGTTCCGCCAACTCGCCCTTCGCGGTGAACTGCCGGGCGTCACCAAGTCCTCCTGGTGA